From Cyprinus carpio isolate SPL01 chromosome A7, ASM1834038v1, whole genome shotgun sequence, a single genomic window includes:
- the LOC109109992 gene encoding caprin-1-like isoform X2, whose translation MPSVTTGDNAVHSSSPDLASAPSEALKQVLGVIDKKVRNMEKKKSKLDDYQTRKNKGERLNQDQLEALSKAPEVAHNLDFARELQKNFLALNVEIQKSVKKATRREQLKREEVERKRLKAVLEVQYLLEQLGEESVRQDLTQSSGDAPVLTESELTGLDEFYKLIGPERDSSVRLVEQFEEASMHLWELLEGRDKAVAGTTYKALKESLDKMLLSGYFDRAQTHQNGVCEEETGAAAAAESSESEERPAEPEGTAEEYTETIEVEETEFVNRQFIPEATYSSSDKEQGAEWNTSSQAVSAFQQPQQPPAAMSPALVSSEPHTLNAVLPPPAADPVVRKQAVQDLMAQMQGTFNFMQDSMLEFEGPPLDPAIVSAQPMKPAQMVCQPESRLPQHNALSVQPEPTQVSMVSAPKEAYSSTPPLYQPPHNSEPRPQTDTIDPLQVSMPLSSEQPPTPSSQPQVFQPVSKPLHSGINVNAAPFQSMQAVFNMNAPVPPTNEMDSQKISSQYQSSYGQGFSTQATLPAEQQELPQEALQSGVHQSASQQPSGQGTGFGRPGQSFYNNRAMPRAGPRNPRGALNGFRGPSNGFRGGYDGSYRAPFPNTPNTGYGQTQFSTPRDYSNNTYQRDGYQQSFKRGATQGPRGCSRGRGGSYRSSRGMGPMAAQQTS comes from the exons ATGCCATCAGTGACCACTGGCGACAATGCTGTTCACTCCTCCAGTCCGGATTTGGCCTCTGCGCCATCTGAAGCCCTCAAGCAAGTACTTGGTGTAATTGACAAGAAGGTTCGCAACATGGAAAAGAAAAAG AGCAAGCTGGATGATTACCAGACGAGGAAGAACAAAGGAGAACGTCTCAACCAGGATCAGCTG GAGGCTTTATCTAAAGCTCCGGAGGTGGCTCACAACTTGGACTTTGCCCGTGAGTTGCAGAAGAACTTCCTGGCTTTAAATGTGgag ATCCAGAAATCAGTGAAAAAGGCAACACGACGGGAGCAGCTGAAGAGGGAGGAGGTGGAGCGCAAGCGACTGAAGGCAGTGCTGGAGGTGCAGTATTTGCTGGAGCAGCTGGGGGAGGAAAGCGTGAGGCAGGACCTGACTCAGTCCAGTGGGGACGCCCCTGTACTCACAGAGTCAGAGCTCACGGGCCTGGACGAGTTCTACAAGCTAATTGGGCCTGAGCGGGACTCTAGTGTAAG GTTGGTCGAGCAGTTTGAGGAAGCATCCATGCATTTGTGGGAGCTTTTGGAAGGAAGGGATAAAGCTGTGGCTGGAACCACAt ACAAAGCCCTTAAGGAAAGCTTGGACAAGATGCTGCTAAGTGGGTACTTTGATCGTGCTCAGACACATCAGAATGGAGTGTGTGAAGAGGAGACGGGGGCCGCAGCCGCAGCAGAGTCGTCAGAGAGCGAGGAGCGCCCCGCTGAGCCAG AGGGAACTGCAGAAGAATACACAGAAACTATTGAGGTTGAAGAAACGGAG TTTGTAAACAGACAGTTCATTCCAGAAGCCACATACAGCAGCAGTGACAAAGAGCAAGGAGCAGAGTGGAACACAAGTTCTCAG GCAGTTAGTGCCTTCCAGCAACCACAGCAGCCACCTGCAGCCATGAGCCCAGCTCTGGTCAGCTCAGAACCACACACACTGAACGCCGTCCTCCCTCCCCCTGCCGCAGATCCTGTGGTTCGAAAGCAGGCAGTCCAAGATCTCATGGCTCAAATGCAGGGTACCTTCAACTTCATGCAG GACTCCATGCTGGAGTTTGAGGGACCGCCTCTAGATCCTGCCATTGTGTCTGCACAGCCCATGAAACCTGCACAGATGGTTTGTCAACCAG AATCCCGACTACCCCAACACAACGCTCTTTCTGTGCAGCCTGAACCCACGCAA GTCTCGATGGTCTCAGCTCCAAAGGAGGCCTACTCCTCCACACCCCCTCTCTATCAGCCCCCTCATAACTCAGAACCTCGACCACAGACAGACACCATTGACCCCCTGCAG GTCTCCATGCCCCTGTCGTCTGAGCAGCCCCCCACCCCTTCCTCTCAGCCCCAGGTGTTTCAGCCTGTCTCCAAACCCCTTCACAGTGGCATCAACGTTAACGCAGCTCCATTCCAGTCCATGCAAGCG GTATTCAATATGAACGCTCCAGTTCCTCCAACCAATGAGATGGACTCTCAGAAGATTTCCAGCCAGTATCAGAGTAGCTATGGTCAAGGCTTCAGCACACAAGCCACGCTTCCAGCTGAGCAGCAGGAACTCCCTCAAGAAGCCCTGCAGTCAG GGGTACACCAGTCTGCATCTCAGCAGCCCTCGGGGCAGGGCACAGGGTTTGGGCGGCCAGGTCAGTCCTTTTACAACAACAGAGCAATGCCACGAGCTGGGCCCAGAAATCCCAGAGGGGCTTTGAACGGCTTCCGTGGACCATCAAATGGATTTAGAG gtgGATACGATGGCTCATATCGCGCTCCATTCCCAAACACTCCAAACACCGGATATGGGCAAACTCAGTTCAGCACTCCGCGAGATTATTCCAACAACACCTACCAACGG GATGGATATCAACAAAGCTTCAAGCGAGGAGCTACCCAAGGACCTCGAGGTTGCTCTCGAG GACGAGGGGGATCATATCGGTCCAGCAGAGGAATGGGTCCCATGGCTGCCCAACAGACCAGCTAA
- the LOC109109992 gene encoding caprin-1-like isoform X1 — protein sequence MPSVTTGDNAVHSSSPDLASAPSEALKQVLGVIDKKVRNMEKKKSKLDDYQTRKNKGERLNQDQLEALSKAPEVAHNLDFARELQKNFLALNVEIQKSVKKATRREQLKREEVERKRLKAVLEVQYLLEQLGEESVRQDLTQSSGDAPVLTESELTGLDEFYKLIGPERDSSVRLVEQFEEASMHLWELLEGRDKAVAGTTYKALKESLDKMLLSGYFDRAQTHQNGVCEEETGAAAAAESSESEERPAEPEGTAEEYTETIEVEETEFVNRQFIPEATYSSSDKEQGAEWNTSSQAVSAFQQPQQPPAAMSPALVSSEPHTLNAVLPPPAADPVVRKQAVQDLMAQMQGTFNFMQDSMLEFEGPPLDPAIVSAQPMKPAQMVCQPESRLPQHNALSVQPEPTQVSMVSAPKEAYSSTPPLYQPPHNSEPRPQTDTIDPLQVSMPLSSEQPPTPSSQPQVFQPVSKPLHSGINVNAAPFQSMQAVFNMNAPVPPTNEMDSQKISSQYQSSYGQGFSTQATLPAEQQELPQEALQSVGPFHSQDQGIPSAGVHQSASQQPSGQGTGFGRPGQSFYNNRAMPRAGPRNPRGALNGFRGPSNGFRGGYDGSYRAPFPNTPNTGYGQTQFSTPRDYSNNTYQRDGYQQSFKRGATQGPRGCSRGRGGSYRSSRGMGPMAAQQTS from the exons ATGCCATCAGTGACCACTGGCGACAATGCTGTTCACTCCTCCAGTCCGGATTTGGCCTCTGCGCCATCTGAAGCCCTCAAGCAAGTACTTGGTGTAATTGACAAGAAGGTTCGCAACATGGAAAAGAAAAAG AGCAAGCTGGATGATTACCAGACGAGGAAGAACAAAGGAGAACGTCTCAACCAGGATCAGCTG GAGGCTTTATCTAAAGCTCCGGAGGTGGCTCACAACTTGGACTTTGCCCGTGAGTTGCAGAAGAACTTCCTGGCTTTAAATGTGgag ATCCAGAAATCAGTGAAAAAGGCAACACGACGGGAGCAGCTGAAGAGGGAGGAGGTGGAGCGCAAGCGACTGAAGGCAGTGCTGGAGGTGCAGTATTTGCTGGAGCAGCTGGGGGAGGAAAGCGTGAGGCAGGACCTGACTCAGTCCAGTGGGGACGCCCCTGTACTCACAGAGTCAGAGCTCACGGGCCTGGACGAGTTCTACAAGCTAATTGGGCCTGAGCGGGACTCTAGTGTAAG GTTGGTCGAGCAGTTTGAGGAAGCATCCATGCATTTGTGGGAGCTTTTGGAAGGAAGGGATAAAGCTGTGGCTGGAACCACAt ACAAAGCCCTTAAGGAAAGCTTGGACAAGATGCTGCTAAGTGGGTACTTTGATCGTGCTCAGACACATCAGAATGGAGTGTGTGAAGAGGAGACGGGGGCCGCAGCCGCAGCAGAGTCGTCAGAGAGCGAGGAGCGCCCCGCTGAGCCAG AGGGAACTGCAGAAGAATACACAGAAACTATTGAGGTTGAAGAAACGGAG TTTGTAAACAGACAGTTCATTCCAGAAGCCACATACAGCAGCAGTGACAAAGAGCAAGGAGCAGAGTGGAACACAAGTTCTCAG GCAGTTAGTGCCTTCCAGCAACCACAGCAGCCACCTGCAGCCATGAGCCCAGCTCTGGTCAGCTCAGAACCACACACACTGAACGCCGTCCTCCCTCCCCCTGCCGCAGATCCTGTGGTTCGAAAGCAGGCAGTCCAAGATCTCATGGCTCAAATGCAGGGTACCTTCAACTTCATGCAG GACTCCATGCTGGAGTTTGAGGGACCGCCTCTAGATCCTGCCATTGTGTCTGCACAGCCCATGAAACCTGCACAGATGGTTTGTCAACCAG AATCCCGACTACCCCAACACAACGCTCTTTCTGTGCAGCCTGAACCCACGCAA GTCTCGATGGTCTCAGCTCCAAAGGAGGCCTACTCCTCCACACCCCCTCTCTATCAGCCCCCTCATAACTCAGAACCTCGACCACAGACAGACACCATTGACCCCCTGCAG GTCTCCATGCCCCTGTCGTCTGAGCAGCCCCCCACCCCTTCCTCTCAGCCCCAGGTGTTTCAGCCTGTCTCCAAACCCCTTCACAGTGGCATCAACGTTAACGCAGCTCCATTCCAGTCCATGCAAGCG GTATTCAATATGAACGCTCCAGTTCCTCCAACCAATGAGATGGACTCTCAGAAGATTTCCAGCCAGTATCAGAGTAGCTATGGTCAAGGCTTCAGCACACAAGCCACGCTTCCAGCTGAGCAGCAGGAACTCCCTCAAGAAGCCCTGCAGTCAG TTGGCCCTTTCCATTCTCAAGACCAAGGTATTCCATCTGCAGGGGTACACCAGTCTGCATCTCAGCAGCCCTCGGGGCAGGGCACAGGGTTTGGGCGGCCAGGTCAGTCCTTTTACAACAACAGAGCAATGCCACGAGCTGGGCCCAGAAATCCCAGAGGGGCTTTGAACGGCTTCCGTGGACCATCAAATGGATTTAGAG gtgGATACGATGGCTCATATCGCGCTCCATTCCCAAACACTCCAAACACCGGATATGGGCAAACTCAGTTCAGCACTCCGCGAGATTATTCCAACAACACCTACCAACGG GATGGATATCAACAAAGCTTCAAGCGAGGAGCTACCCAAGGACCTCGAGGTTGCTCTCGAG GACGAGGGGGATCATATCGGTCCAGCAGAGGAATGGGTCCCATGGCTGCCCAACAGACCAGCTAA
- the LOC109109992 gene encoding caprin-1-like isoform X3, with protein sequence MPSVTTGDNAVHSSSPDLASAPSEALKQVLGVIDKKVRNMEKKKSKLDDYQTRKNKGERLNQDQLEALSKAPEVAHNLDFARELQKNFLALNVEIQKSVKKATRREQLKREEVERKRLKAVLEVQYLLEQLGEESVRQDLTQSSGDAPVLTESELTGLDEFYKLIGPERDSSVRLVEQFEEASMHLWELLEGRDKAVAGTTYKALKESLDKMLLSGYFDRAQTHQNGVCEEETGAAAAAESSESEERPAEPEGTAEEYTETIEVEETEFVNRQFIPEATYSSSDKEQGAEWNTSSQAVSAFQQPQQPPAAMSPALVSSEPHTLNAVLPPPAADPVVRKQAVQDLMAQMQGTFNFMQDSMLEFEGPPLDPAIVSAQPMKPAQMVCQPESRLPQHNALSVQPEPTQVSMVSAPKEAYSSTPPLYQPPHNSEPRPQTDTIDPLQVFNMNAPVPPTNEMDSQKISSQYQSSYGQGFSTQATLPAEQQELPQEALQSVGPFHSQDQGIPSAGVHQSASQQPSGQGTGFGRPGQSFYNNRAMPRAGPRNPRGALNGFRGPSNGFRGGYDGSYRAPFPNTPNTGYGQTQFSTPRDYSNNTYQRDGYQQSFKRGATQGPRGCSRGRGGSYRSSRGMGPMAAQQTS encoded by the exons ATGCCATCAGTGACCACTGGCGACAATGCTGTTCACTCCTCCAGTCCGGATTTGGCCTCTGCGCCATCTGAAGCCCTCAAGCAAGTACTTGGTGTAATTGACAAGAAGGTTCGCAACATGGAAAAGAAAAAG AGCAAGCTGGATGATTACCAGACGAGGAAGAACAAAGGAGAACGTCTCAACCAGGATCAGCTG GAGGCTTTATCTAAAGCTCCGGAGGTGGCTCACAACTTGGACTTTGCCCGTGAGTTGCAGAAGAACTTCCTGGCTTTAAATGTGgag ATCCAGAAATCAGTGAAAAAGGCAACACGACGGGAGCAGCTGAAGAGGGAGGAGGTGGAGCGCAAGCGACTGAAGGCAGTGCTGGAGGTGCAGTATTTGCTGGAGCAGCTGGGGGAGGAAAGCGTGAGGCAGGACCTGACTCAGTCCAGTGGGGACGCCCCTGTACTCACAGAGTCAGAGCTCACGGGCCTGGACGAGTTCTACAAGCTAATTGGGCCTGAGCGGGACTCTAGTGTAAG GTTGGTCGAGCAGTTTGAGGAAGCATCCATGCATTTGTGGGAGCTTTTGGAAGGAAGGGATAAAGCTGTGGCTGGAACCACAt ACAAAGCCCTTAAGGAAAGCTTGGACAAGATGCTGCTAAGTGGGTACTTTGATCGTGCTCAGACACATCAGAATGGAGTGTGTGAAGAGGAGACGGGGGCCGCAGCCGCAGCAGAGTCGTCAGAGAGCGAGGAGCGCCCCGCTGAGCCAG AGGGAACTGCAGAAGAATACACAGAAACTATTGAGGTTGAAGAAACGGAG TTTGTAAACAGACAGTTCATTCCAGAAGCCACATACAGCAGCAGTGACAAAGAGCAAGGAGCAGAGTGGAACACAAGTTCTCAG GCAGTTAGTGCCTTCCAGCAACCACAGCAGCCACCTGCAGCCATGAGCCCAGCTCTGGTCAGCTCAGAACCACACACACTGAACGCCGTCCTCCCTCCCCCTGCCGCAGATCCTGTGGTTCGAAAGCAGGCAGTCCAAGATCTCATGGCTCAAATGCAGGGTACCTTCAACTTCATGCAG GACTCCATGCTGGAGTTTGAGGGACCGCCTCTAGATCCTGCCATTGTGTCTGCACAGCCCATGAAACCTGCACAGATGGTTTGTCAACCAG AATCCCGACTACCCCAACACAACGCTCTTTCTGTGCAGCCTGAACCCACGCAA GTCTCGATGGTCTCAGCTCCAAAGGAGGCCTACTCCTCCACACCCCCTCTCTATCAGCCCCCTCATAACTCAGAACCTCGACCACAGACAGACACCATTGACCCCCTGCAG GTATTCAATATGAACGCTCCAGTTCCTCCAACCAATGAGATGGACTCTCAGAAGATTTCCAGCCAGTATCAGAGTAGCTATGGTCAAGGCTTCAGCACACAAGCCACGCTTCCAGCTGAGCAGCAGGAACTCCCTCAAGAAGCCCTGCAGTCAG TTGGCCCTTTCCATTCTCAAGACCAAGGTATTCCATCTGCAGGGGTACACCAGTCTGCATCTCAGCAGCCCTCGGGGCAGGGCACAGGGTTTGGGCGGCCAGGTCAGTCCTTTTACAACAACAGAGCAATGCCACGAGCTGGGCCCAGAAATCCCAGAGGGGCTTTGAACGGCTTCCGTGGACCATCAAATGGATTTAGAG gtgGATACGATGGCTCATATCGCGCTCCATTCCCAAACACTCCAAACACCGGATATGGGCAAACTCAGTTCAGCACTCCGCGAGATTATTCCAACAACACCTACCAACGG GATGGATATCAACAAAGCTTCAAGCGAGGAGCTACCCAAGGACCTCGAGGTTGCTCTCGAG GACGAGGGGGATCATATCGGTCCAGCAGAGGAATGGGTCCCATGGCTGCCCAACAGACCAGCTAA
- the LOC109094304 gene encoding nucleobindin-2-like — MSDLKGLLTSCLVLASVMSWVKAVPISIDKTKVKLPEETVKEPSQSVDTGLHYDRYLREVIDFLEKDQHFREKLHNTDMEDIKQGKLAKELDFVSHHVRTKLDELKRQEVSRLRTLIKAKQDIEGGNDIAVDHQALLKQFEYLNHMNPLTFEVEDLDRLIKSATKDLENYDKERHEEFKRYEMMKEHERREHLKTLDEEGRRKEEEHYEEMKKKHADHPKVNHPGSKDQLKEVWEEADGLDPEDFDPKTFFNLHDTNGDGLFDEQELEALFTKELEKIYDPTNEEDDMVEMEEERLRMREHVMNEVDSNKDRLVSLDEFLVATKKKEFLEPDSWETLEQNQAYTEEEMREFEGQLARQEKDLNLKAVDLQKQREDLERQQEQLNAQKIELQQAVEHMERLKTQKVPSPPEMHLEGNDVPESLGHDQPPVPPEHQPLPPGHQDILPEQQQHDVPQNQQNLGQEPRNIPQENQPLPPGHNSLPHDSPQMPLDHNNVP, encoded by the exons ATGTCCGATTTAAAGGGGCTCCTCACCAGCTGCCTTGTGTTGGCGAGTGTGATGTCCTGGGTCAAGGCAGTGCCAATAAGCATAGATAAAACTAAGGTGAAGCTCCCAGAGGAAACAGTCAAAGAGCCTTCCCAGAGTGTG gACACTGGACTACATTATGACCGCTATCTCAGGGAAGTTATCGATTTCCTTGAAAAAGATCAACATTTTAGAGAAAAACTGCACAACACAGACATGGAAGATATAAAG CAAGGGAAGTTGGCTAAAGAGCTTGACTTTGTCAGCCACCATGTGAGAACCAAGCTGGATGAACTTAAAAGGCAAGAGGTCAGCCGTCTGAGAACCCTGATCAAAGCCAAGCAAGATATTGAAGGAGGGAATG ATATTGCAGTAGATCACCAGGCGCTACTCAAACAGTTTGAATATCTGAACCACATGAACCCACTTACATTTGAGGTTGAGGATCTGGACAGACTCATCAAATCG GCTACAAAAGATCTGGAGAACTACGACAAGGAACGGCATGAAGAATTTAAAAGGTACGAGATGATGAAAGAGCATGAGAGACGGGAACACCTGAAAACACTTGATGAGGAGGGCAGGAGGAAAGAAGAGGAGCACTATGAGGAGATGAAGAAGAAACATGCTGATCACCCTAAAGTCAATCACCCC GGTAGCAAGGATCAGCTCAAAGAAGTGTGGGAAGAAGCTGATGGCCTTGACCCTGAAGATTTTGACCCCAAAACATTCTTCAATCTACatg ACACAAATGGAGATGGCTTGTTTGATGAACAAGAGCTGGAAGCCCTGTTCACGAAAGAG ctggaGAAGATCTATGATCCCACTAATGAAGAGGACGACATGGTTGAAATGGAGGAGGAGAGGCTGCGAATGAGAGAACACGTCATGAACGAG GTTGACTCTAATAAAGACAGACTGGTGTCCTTAGATGAGTTCCTGGTTGCCACAAAGAAAAAAGAGTTTCTTGAACCAGACAGCTGGGAA ACTCTAGAACAGAACCAGGCATATACTGAAGAAGAGATGAGAGAGTTTGAGGGGCAGTTGGCCAGGCAGGAGAAAGACTTAAATCTAAAAGCAGTTGACCTTCAGAAACAGAGAGAGGATCTGGAGCGACAGCAGGAGCAGCTCAATGCTCAGAAAATAGAACTGCAGCAG GCTGTGGAGCATATGGAGCGGTTAAAAACACAGAAGGTTCCATCTCCACCTGAGATGCATC TTGAAGGAAATGATGTTCCTGAGTCACTAGGACATGATCAGCCTCCTGTGCCCCCTGAGCACCAGCCTCTGCCCCCAGGACACCAAGATATCCttccagaacaacaacaacatgatgtACCCCAAAATCAACAGAATCTAGGACAGGAACCCCGAAATATACCCCAAGAAAACCAGCCACTGCCTCCAGGACACAACAGTCTACCCCATGATTCTCCACAGATGCCCCTCGACCACAACAATGTGCCATAG
- the LOC122145613 gene encoding 40S ribosomal protein S13: MGRMHAPGKGLSQSALPYRRSVPTWLKLTSDDVKEQIFKLAKKGLTPSQIGVILRDSHGVAQVRFVTGNKILRILKSKGLAPDLPEDLYHLIKKAVAVRKHLERNRKDKDAKFRLILVESRIHRLARYYKTKRVLAPNWKYESSTASALVA; the protein is encoded by the exons ATGGGTCGTATGCACGCTCCTGG caaggGTTTGTCCCAGTCAGCACTGCCCTATAGACGAAGTGTCCCCACA tgGCTCAAATTGACATCTGATGATGTTAAAGAGCAAATCTTCAAACTGGCCAAGAAGGGTCTGACCCCCTCACAGATCG GTGTGATCCTGAGGGATTCCCATGGTGTTGCTCAGGTGCGTTTCGTCACTGGCAACAAGATCCTTAGGATCCTGAAGTCCAAAGGTCTGGCCCCTGACCTGCCTGAGGATCTCTACCACCTCATCAAGAAGGCTGTTGCTGTGAGGAAGCACTTGGAAAGGAACAGGAAG GACAAGGATGCTAAGTTCCGCCTGATTCTAGTTGAGAGCAGAATCCACAGGCTTGCCCGCTACTACAAGACCAAGAGAGTACTTGCCCCCAACTGGAAGTA CGAATCCTCCACAGCTTCTGCACTGGTGGCATAA